GAATAGTATGAGCATTACATtaaatggagatggagagggggaaaggaaacaaaacaatgaaataaataagtaGATTGTCAAAACTCAAACAGGGTAGTGTTTGGATTTCcaaatttattaagaaaacaacaaaaagaaagtgcCTACAAATGGGTTCCACAAACAAATGTATAAGGACCCTTACATATCttcttcaatcatttcttCCAACCAAATAGTTTGTATCTATCCTTCATCTGCTTCATATAACATTACTTTACTTTTTATCTTATATATttctaacctttttattttcatttcttttattcattacTTACTTATTTAatcctttattaattttactcTGAAAAATTTATCCTTCcacaattattcaaaatttatatgttaGACTTTAAAGATGTGTATCACACACGTGtaacttattttatatttataagattTGTAAGATTCAATAATTTAGGAGGGTGAGGTGAATAGAATcttattatttaagtttttaataaagtttggaggagaattattttaaagggaaaagcaacaaaattgGAACcaaattcttttcaaatagtatggaaattttattttatttttttgtaaaaacatttgaaaattgcTAACATTAGAAGGAAGAAAACCCGTAGAATTAGGGCTTAATTTCGCAAtgatgtaaattaattaaataaaagcaaaactcAAATTGGATAAGTCATTGCTTAACTTTgtaaagagagaaacaaaacaaattgtgTCATCGTTCTCATCTTTCTATGCCATTTCCGTAATGAAACAGGAAAACTGCTGAGGCAAATCAAAACGTCCATAAATCTccttacattttctttcttctttctggaAACCCaaccccatgtcttcccttttctccttctcggccagaattttgcccactctccaaacaaaattctttcagccctatttttcttcactacccatttccaaaaatttcatttccccCCCCGGAAAACCTTCACCCATGTCGAAACCTGCGGCTGGGAACagattgttctcgatcatgtccacTGCTCAACCTCccaatggactgcaaggatcaagggttaaggttgattttcttgtcattgttggttagagttcttcttctgtttttcttctgctttgagttaatttcattgcttttgaagatttaaagttatgggttctgatgcatgttggcagggagctgaatcctttcttaggaacgttttggcgagcatggaggctgtttatctgcgtcggaatcccactgcaaaatccgttttggagcttgttcgatctgttcatGGTGATacaatttgttatgatcatattgcatttagaacttttggggtatttttcttccttccaactcatttttattttctggaTTCATCATTCAATCTCAGCAAACCCACTGCTTATTGTCAAAAGCAAATTTCAGTTGACAATGGTTGGacgatataatattacatttacctcaTGATCTTGTTCTGGTTtgaattttagtattttgaattgtgttgaTTTgtgttttggattaggagggttcctttgtttgttgtttttaatttctctgtaattttctttttattgtagctttgagttttaaatatcaatataatagaaagaCTACGTCAGTGTTCTTTCAAGGTCCTATTttcaaaagtgagtagatATTTTAGGAGGTCCTATATTCAAAGTGGTTTAAATCAAGTGGAGATGACACAAATGCTAATATTTTAAGTAAAGGCGAACAAAGGTTGTGCCAAAGTTATTCAATTTCTAAAGCTGGGCCGTAGAACATAATTGGGGTTGAAGTTGTAATCGTACTCTACTTCAGTTGTACAATGCAAACTAATTGAATTGAGTCAacattgttaaataaaaagagcTGCTTGATGTTGGTTGAGTCAACAATCAATTCTCTAGTGTAGCTAATGTTGAAGTTGTGTTTGTACTCTGTGATGAACTAGATTGATGGTCATGGGATTGACTCATTAGCAAGCTTTTTTCTGGATTTTGGATATactcaaaaagaagaattatcaTTCCCAgccaaaaagttgaaagcatTTTGGTTTTCACCTCCCTCCATTTCTAATGCTGCTTATGATGGTGATGGAGTCAATGGTCCTCTGCCAAGAGTGTTCATATCTCAACTTCTTGTGGATCAGATGAGTAAACAAACTCAGGTGCGTTTCATCAAATTCTCGATATGCAAAAATCTgagtatattttttcattttgaaatttggctacaaCTTGTATCTTGGTTctgcagtaagtgtattgttagcGATGTATTAGTCATAAGGTAGGAATAGgatgcattttgtgttttatccatTTAAGTTGGTGCtttatgcaacaaaaccttagctttcctatcatttttcctactgcATTCAGGACATAATCAGAAAATACACTGAATGTTCTTGCAATGGGAATAAGCATGCTGCTCTGGCTGGTGCTCTGGGTTCCTTGACATGGGAAAAGCCTTCGCATTCagagtttgagcaattagCAAGGTTTTCAATCTCTCATGACTTtgaaacttatgttatttagtCCACCATATTATCATGGagaatgaaccaaatttcattgCTGAAAGGTGATTTGACCAAGAATTTGAAGACAAAAATGCATACCCTTTTGCTTGTTACGCTTATGTTTAACTGATCATACAGCAATGCTCCTTTACTTTCATGCTTGCCACCTCTGGAAATATTGTTGGCAAGTGGTTTGGAACATTAGGAAAAAGTAattgtattattgtttttaagatCTGGGTCAAAGGCATTTCAGCTGATACACGTTACTACTGTGCCAAATATGGAGTTGCTAGTTCTTTTGTGGCTGAAAGTAGTTGTTGAACGCATGGTTTTAGACTCTGATGACTTATTTTAATCAACTTGAATACATAGGGAGAGCGAATATGCTGCGTGGACTCTTGTAAATGGTTATGCACTTAATCATGTGACTATTTCGACCCATCGCCTGAAATCTCATCTGAAAGATATCAAAAGCCTCAATCAGTTCATTGAAGAGAATGGTTATAAACTGAATTCTGAAGGTGGTGTTTTGAAAGGTACATGACACGACTACTCTTCTTTTACCTCATATTTATCATCTATTGATCTAATTGCTAAAATGTGAGCACCGGTGCTAATAAACTcgatcttttctttttcagtaaGCCCGGATGGTCTTCTCCTGCAAAGTTCAACCCTTGCCGATTcgatttcttttgaattttctgaTGGCATTACTGCTTCTGTCCCCTGTTCGTACATCGAGTTTGCTGAACGTGCGTTACTGCCTCAGTATAAACATCTTCCAGAAACAGAGGtaatcaaaacaaaagattgagatcattgaacttttaaaagttgagaaaaatggaaaaaagaacatCATATTCCAAACTTGTACAGGTGAAGGAGTATCACAGAAGGGATGGGTTTGAAGTAGGAAATGCTGATAAGATCTTTGAAAGTACATCCAAACAGCAGCAAATGTCAAATGCTTGAAGCCAAATTGCTACAAATAGAAGGGCAATGGGAGGTTTAAATGCGATGGGGAAGTAGGAATTCCACACCCTTTAAAATAATTCCCAATTTGAAGAATTGGTGCAAAGGTTATTAGTGTATCTAATTAATTCTATCTATACttagatatatgtatatatatagctgAAACACTTCCTAatatgatttcaaataaatctaACCTCCTCCCTAGAATGTTCACCAAAGTCGGgcatcgttttttttttacaagcAGCATCATCGATTAGTAGTTGAtgtatcaaatttgaaaatatatgcAACGAAATATTGTGATATCAAGGAAGAAATCTCCAAAGGAGAAAAGTACGTTTACTAACAATCTGCTCGAAACATTCCTAACTTATTACTTGTGCAGTATCCTGGGTTCACATTAACCTTGTCCAATCTGCTCAAAACATTCATAACTTATTACTTGTGCAATATCCTGGGTTCACATTAACCTTGTCCTGTCCTCAAGGTTGTACCGAACAAATGCAAGTTGAGGGCAAAAATCATCTATGTTCATTCATATGGTTTCTTGCTCCAAGAGGCCCATGCAACT
This DNA window, taken from Cucumis sativus cultivar 9930 chromosome 6, Cucumber_9930_V3, whole genome shotgun sequence, encodes the following:
- the LOC101218869 gene encoding uncharacterized protein LOC101218869; translated protein: MSSLFSFSARILPTLQTKFFQPYFSSLPISKNFISPPGKPSPMSKPAAGNRLFSIMSTAQPPNGLQGSRVKGAESFLRNVLASMEAVYLRRNPTAKSVLELVRSVHGDTICYDHIAFRTFGIDGHGIDSLASFFLDFGYTQKEELSFPAKKLKAFWFSPPSISNAAYDGDGVNGPLPRVFISQLLVDQMSKQTQDIIRKYTECSCNGNKHAALAGALGSLTWEKPSHSEFEQLARESEYAAWTLVNGYALNHVTISTHRLKSHLKDIKSLNQFIEENGYKLNSEGGVLKVSPDGLLLQSSTLADSISFEFSDGITASVPCSYIEFAERALLPQYKHLPETEVKEYHRRDGFEVGNADKIFESTSKQQQMSNA